In bacterium, the genomic window GCACGCCGTTCGCCCGCTGTCACGACTAACGATCGTGGATCGAGTCGAGGAGCGTGCCGAATTGCTCGGCGTTGCGCTGGCCCGTGACTTGCCGCAGACTGAGATCATCGTCAGCACCGAGGTCGCGAAGGCGATCAGCGACGTTGATATCGTCTGCTGTGCCACCACGTCCCTGGTCCCGCTCTTTGAAGCAGCGGATCTGCCCGCCGAAGTGCACGTAAATGCCATCGGCGCCTACCGGCCGGCGATGCACGAAATTCCAGCCGAGCTGTTGGCCGATAGCCGGACCTACATCGATGACCGACACGCTGCGCTCACCGAGTCTGGTGAGATCATTGACGCCGTCGCAGCGGGCCTGATCAGGGAGTCCGATCTGGTGGAGCTCGGGGTGGCGCTCCGCGGCACGCAGTCCCATGGTGGCCGAACCGTTTTCAAGAGCGTCGGGGTAGCAATGCAGGACTGGGCCATCGCAGACGTCCTGGCGCGAAACCTGAATAGCTGATGTGACTCTCTGCGGCTGCCGCACGCCTTGACGAAGCCAGCTACGTCCGCCGTAGCCACTCCGACGATCGACCTGTAGCACGCCTAGTACAACTTCCATCTCCAACAAGGACGGGGCCGACATGACGGCAGCCGAACCAGTCTCGAGTATCGGCCCTGTGCTTCAAACAAGCATCCGGGCAACCATCACCCGAGCCTTGCGTAACGCGATCATCTCCGGTGAGTTCCGTCCGGGTGAGATCCACACCGGGCCAGGGCTAGCGGCACAGTTTGGCGTATCGGCCACGCCAGTGCGCGAAGCGATGCTTGACCTTGCCAAAGAAGGTCTCGTCACCGTTCTTCGGAACAAGGGTTTCCAAATAACCAATGTTTCAAACGAGGATCTAGCCGACCTCGCACAGATTCGCGTACTC contains:
- a CDS encoding ornithine cyclodeaminase family protein, with the translated sequence HAVRPLSRLTIVDRVEERAELLGVALARDLPQTEIIVSTEVAKAISDVDIVCCATTSLVPLFEAADLPAEVHVNAIGAYRPAMHEIPAELLADSRTYIDDRHAALTESGEIIDAVAAGLIRESDLVELGVALRGTQSHGGRTVFKSVGVAMQDWAIADVLARNLNS
- a CDS encoding GntR family transcriptional regulator gives rise to the protein MTAAEPVSSIGPVLQTSIRATITRALRNAIISGEFRPGEIHTGPGLAAQFGVSATPVREAMLDLAKEGLVTVLRNKGFQITNVSNEDLADLAQIRVLIEPVIAARVTPLIPADGVERLRVMAQRIVERAAEGNLADFIEADREFHLAIMEYAGNARLTKLVSDLRLQTRLLGLKPLLERGELAENAREH